Genomic segment of Panicum virgatum strain AP13 chromosome 9N, P.virgatum_v5, whole genome shotgun sequence:
TGTACATTTATTTCAGAAATCATGATCTGTAATTCTGTATGTGCTCTGTGCTACTCCTGCCTGAGTTGCTTACGGTCTTGTGATTCGGCGGGCGGTTTCCCTGTCGGATTCCAACAGCATCACGGAACCTTGGTCGCCTGGTTAATGAGGAACTAGTTACCAGGTGCGTCCTTTTGCAAAGTAGTAGTAAGAAGAATCAACTTTACACTATCGGTTAGCCGAATTCAATCCAAAGTGTTCTTAATTAGCAGCAGGCTAGCTCAAGCAGCGATGCATCAACGCGGCCTGGAAGAAATAGAATCATGGTacggcgcgggcgagcggcgcgcaACGGGCCGCGGCGGCAGGTCGCGGTGCCCCTTGCCCCCCGCGGGCGCCTGCTGCTGCGTGGCCTCGATGCCCTCGAGCGCGTCGACGACGTCGGCCATGGAGGGGCGGCTCCtggggtcgccggcgaggcacTTGTTGGCGAGCCTGGCGGCCTGGAGCGCGGCCTTGGGCGGGTAGTGGCCGGCGAGGCGCTGGTCCATGAGGCTGGCCAGCTTCCCCCGGCCGGCGAGGAACGGCCGCGCCCAGTCCACCAGGTTCTGCTGGTGGCTCGGCCGGTTGAGGTCGTGTGCGCGCAGCCCCGTGAGCAGCTCCAGCAGCACCACGCCGAAGCCGTAAACGTCGCTCTTCACGTACAGGTGGCCCGTCGCCACGTACTCGGGCGCCGCGTAGCCGTAGGTGCCGATGACACGCGTCGTGACGTGGGACCTCCCCGCCGACGGGCCGTTCTTGGCCAGCCCGAAGTCCGACAGCTTCGCCGTGAAATCCTGCAGGATGGAAATGGAAATTTGCATTGCAAATGTGGTCGAGTTTGCAACGATGAAGAAGAACTGACCGAGATGAGTGGAAGGTTTACCGTGTCGAGGAGGATGTTGGAGGCCTTGAAGTCCCTGTAGATGACCTGCTTCTCCGACGAGTGCAGGAAGGCcaggccgcgcgccgcgccgatgGCGATCTTGAGCCTCGTGCTCCACGGCAACGGCTCCGTTGTGCCGCCTCCTGCGCCAAGGGTTCGTCTCCAGCAAGTCAGACACGTGCGGTGACTATTGCTGCCAAGATACCGAAAGAAAATGCAGCAGCCAAATGACAAGTACTCTACTAGCGACTTGCTCAAACCTGCCAAACTTCAGACCAACATGTGACGCAACCAGCTGCTGTGCTACGATTGTCTACTATCCAAAAGTCAAATGTGCTTCTAGAGCCTAGAGGTAGAGAGCCAAGACCTGACAAACTGTTCTTCACATTCAGACAAAATTCATGCACGAGATGTCAACTGCCATTGCTAGGTTAGGCAGGTGATTAGTGACCAGGAACGCTGTCAGAATGCGAAACACACCAAATTACTCGTATCTCTGCAGTTTGTCGTTCTTGTTGAAGTTCAGTTAATGCCTTACTTTACTGGATGAGCAAATTTTGCCAGTCAGAAATTCAGAGTCGCTGAAAGGTAAGAATATCAACGCTAGCGGAGTAGCGGTGGTAAGGTAAGTTGCTTACTCCTGAAGAGGTGGTTTTCCAGGCTGCCTTTGGACATGAACTCGTACACCAGGAGCAGCTCCCTGTCCTCGCCGCAGTAGCCCAGCAGCCTCACCAGGTTGGGGTGCGACAGTCTGCCCAAGAAGTTGACCTCGGACTGCACTTGCGAAACAAAGAAATGCACATGCTGATCAAGAggcgccacttggattggatgAGTCGACACGCCAATGAACTCGCAACAAGCATCAGACAGCTCGAATGAACATGGAAACGAGGACTAAACAATGCAGGTCTCCAATCAAACAAAAGCAACGGGCCACGTTGACACTACGTTGTTAGCACATTGATTGCCACAGCATGTTCGTCAATCATACTAGCAAAGATCCATGGTAGTGTTGGTACGGTGGATCAGGGAAGAAACCAGTGCAAGATGGAGGAGCTTAATGGCAGTTGAAAGCTAGGGCGGTTGACTTGTACAGTGTTCCACACAGAAAGCGACGGAAAATAAAAACTCAACCACAAATATAATATAATGGTTTCCGTCAAACAAAACAAGGGGATAATTCAATCATAAATCAGCATAGATCATAATAAACTCCATCCAAATGGAAATTTGCTACGAAGCAAATCACGGTGGATGGACGATGGATGGTGGCAGGGGGATAGGATAGGATTGCAAGCTCACCTGCCACTCCTGCAGGCCCTGGACGCTCTCCGGGTTGAGCTTCTTGACGGCGACGATGACGCCGGCGCTGCTCTTGGCCGGGTTGAGCGTGCGCTCGTCGACCCAGCCCTTGTAGACCCGGCCGAAGCCGCCCTCCCCGAGCACCATCTCCGGCTTGAACCCCCGCGTGGCCGCGCGCAGCTCCGCCAGCGTGAACTCCCTCAGCCTCGGCGCCTCGAGGACGCGCCCCGCCCCGAGACCGCCATCGCTCGGCTTCggccgtgccggcggcggccctttGGCAGGACTCGGCGGTTTCGCCGcctgggcggcgacggcgtcagGGGAGCCGAAGCAATTCCCCATGGCGAACCAGCCGAGGAAGCAAGCAAGCGCCGGCTTCTGCTCCTTCCTCCTCGCGCACGGACGGGCGCGTGTGATCCTGCAGTGGTGGTGCGCGTGGACGATGCACTTGTGCTAGGCTAAGAGCGGAAGGAGACGGGGCGTGGATAGtgcgggaggaaggagatggcgcgaagaaggggaggggggcGACAAGGAAGGAGGATGGCGCAATCTATCTCGTCTCGTCTCGGGCGTGGGCTCGGTCTACAGACCCTAATCACTGACGCCACCGGCCGGACAGTGCGAACTCGCCCCTGGCCTCGGTCAGCGGCAAGCGTTTCTTGCTGTGTCCTTGTTCAAGCTCTGCAAAGCTCGGCCAGATGTAGTTTTTTTAAATACGCGTGCAGCGTATTATTGtattaaaatgaaaaaaataatattggaATGAATTTCAGATGGACACAAGTCGGTAAGCCAGATGGACAAAATCCAAAAGTGAAACTCCAACATAAACTACTCACATCCCACACAACTTAAACGATTCACTCTAAGCGTAGCTCTAAATCAACACTTCATCCTACATAGGGGGAGCTCTAAGCGTAGCTCTTAGTCAATGCTTCATCTCACGGAGGGAGAGtttttgctcttgttcttcaaCATCGGAAATATATCATGGAACGCGTCCATCGCTGTGTTCgtttggctgtggctgatggctggtgctgatttgttatgagagaacagtactgctaaCTGGCTAGTAGCTggtggttggtgctgatttagtatgagaggaGAGTAACACAACGTATGTGGTGCGACGGAAGTTCTCCGTGCAGAAGCCGCCAAGGGCAGAGGTAGGTGGTGAGGGTCGTCGTCATGCATGTCTGATCACTTGATGATCAGGTTATTGCCAGGCAGACGGGACGAAACTGACGAAGTGGACACGTCGGCGACCGAAAATGACAAAGCTGCTACGCCGATCGCTGCCACACCTTCAGCGCAGCTGCTCTTCCGTTTCCCGGaagcgacgccgccgcgcgcactgGCGCGAGCTTCTCTgaagccgccggccggcccaaccgcCCAAGAAGCAGGCCGTTGCCATGGTCACCGGCCTCCAGCTCTGGAACCGGCACAGTCTCGCCGGTCCGATCGCGGATTCAGGCTAGCAGACTTGGGCGTTGAAGAGGCCGTCGGGTGGTGTCCTTGCGACAGCCAGTCGCACAAATCCGGCTGAACACGCCGAGAGATCGGCAGGTCTTGTTTTCGCACTACAAGGTGACTGACAATCCTCCTGGTCTTGACGATTTGTTCAAAAGTTAAAAGTGACAATCACTGTCCATTTCCTTTGCGCATCCATTTATCCGCTTTTCATCACttggtaaaaaaaagaaagatatcCCCAACTGAACAAAGTGCAAACCGTTTGGAGAAGAGCAAGACGACGTCAACACCAACAGGACGCCACTGTGCTTCTGGGTCGCCGCGAGCATGTCAAAAGCATGACGTGGCCGCTCGGCCGACCAAATCATCAGTTTGCCCTTGGCCACGTCAACACCTTGGACGATTGCCACGGCCGGAAGCCACAGCCACAAATCTGAAACGTTCCCCGATACGAGACTGTTATAGTGTTATGCATTGACTCTACTGAGGAGCAAAGCATTGAGCCAAAGGATATCAGATGCCCCGCATTTGACATGGCCCTTTCACTCTACGAATTTCCGAGAAACCAgctaaaaaatatcaaaaattTGATATATCTTCTGCCTTTTCAACTAAACCAACCATTGTGAATTACTTACTGTGCCTACGGGCCAACATGCACCAACCATGATAACTTTGTACATGACTGATAACTTGATGAACATCCCGATAGGGGGTCACACACACTTGCCCTTTTCTGCCTGGACTTGTGCACTAGTTTACCCCCACAGAAGGCACTGATTCTATGTACACTGGCTACGGAACTTTAACTGAAAACAATAAAGCGCAGGAAAAGAGCAATAGTCATGGTCAGCTCGAACTCCTACCATCTGCCTCATAGAAGATAACTCTCTGTCAAGCAGGTCACTCAAGACCGCTTCCTCAATCAAAAAGGCACAAGACTGAATGGAAATTTGACGGCTTCAGTGTCAGCAGGTTTAACGGTCTCATCTGATTGAGATATCTTGCTCTTCTTCTAGACAAGCAGGCAATCTTGGCTACGCATACTGTGCAGTCCTCCTAGAGCCTCTCCTTCTGGATGGCGTGCGGATGAACTGTGGTGACCCGCTGTTCGCAGGGGAGCTTATAGCTACTGGTGGACGCTCAGGTGCATATGGCTGGCTTGCAACATGATTCAGGCCTATCACAACATCAGCGATGATTGGGCGGACATGGGCCTGGTCCTGGAGGCACATTATGCTGATCACAACTAACTGGTTCAGAGCCGATGACGGGTAGCAGCCCAGCAGATTCGGATCAGCAAGCCGGTAGAACTTCCTCTTGTCATGCAGAAATGGCCTTGACTGCAAAATTCAGAGAAAATGATAAGGCACTGTATGAATGAAACTTTTTTTTATCTCCTATGATCTTAAACATTACAAGGTACATCTAAAAGACATTAGAAGCTAAAGCTGCTTACCCATGCTAGCAAATTTTGCTCTGGTTTAGGCCTTGACGCATCATAAATCCTCCTGCCGGTTATCAGTTCCAACAGAAGAACACCAAAACTGTAGATGTCCGATTTCATGGTAAGTTTACCAGTCACAACATAGTCAGGAGCACAGTAGCCATAGGTACCCATAACTCTTGTGGAGACATGAGTTCTGTCACCAACTGGTCCAACTTTTGCAAGTCCAAAGTCAGAAAGCTTCGGACTGAAATCCTCACCCAGCAGAATATTAGCAGCTTTCATATCACGGTAAATGACAGGTGGATCAGCTAGATTGTGCAAGTAAGAAAGCCCTTCTGCTACTCCAACAGCTATTCTCACACGTGTATTCCAATCAAGTGGTTTCTTGTCAAGAGGCACATCTAATCAAAGGTGAAAGGAAACCTTTGTCAGTCGAATGAAAAAAGAAAGTAATATGTTGAATGTAAAATTGCGATGGCAGCAACTGAAATATTTTGTTAAAATGGCTTATCTGCTACTTCAAACTTTATAATAAGCAACAGCACCCACAATCCATAAGCACAGCACCACAAACAATGGTCCACAGAAAGATCCAAAATACTCATATACCAAGAAAAAGAACATAAAGACTCAAGTGCTCACATGATACCCATGTCTAGCAGCTATTATCAAGAAGAACATGCCATGTCCAGGCATGAGACAAGCCATGAGAACCTCAGGACTTCAATAATTGTTTGTGGGGACAATTTGGCTAGCCTTAGGTATTATGTGGCTGAAATAATTTTGGATTCTCTGTTGGAATAAGGAGGTTTTCCAGGtctcaatttctaaaacaaacaattATTACAAACATTTTGTGTTGGTTGCATGATGGAATCGGTACAGTATTGATCACTTGCACCCTTTTTTAACAAAATGGGTAGTTCAATGGTTTAACTATACAGTTACTAAATAACATTGCCGAACTTACAATGTTTGTCTAGTTCTTCATTTAGTAAAATAATTAAATGAAGCCAGTTGCTTGAGCCTAGAAGGGTAGAACTACGACTTTGTGGCGATACATAGGCAAACTACAGCAAGGAACATTTTCTTGACTCACTCATCACTACAAGAGAAAATATCACAGTTTTGACAGCTTGCAACATAGACAAACAACAAGAAGCATTTGTATCCATAGTTTTGAAGCTAGCAGCTACATAATTGTTGTTTCTAAGAAAAAGGAGGTGCAAACCACAAAGGCATGATAAAAGGAGGCGTACATTTAGATTGTTGAAAGATAAAAAGAAGCATATAATTGCAGTTCAATTGCTAAAATATATGAATGTGAAGGAAAATAGGAGCCTTCCTACAAAAAGTAACATATAGGTGTACAGTAGTGGTTAACAGATTAAAAAGGTGCCCCTATTTTTCTTCATGGTTATAGTACAAATGGAAACCTTAGCTTTTCAAGGAGTCAAAAAGATGTCCTGGATTCAAATGAAGGCAATAGAAATAAAAGTCATGGTGGTGAAACTTCATTACTCATTGTTTTACGGTGACAGAGCAAGAACATTGCTGCCACAATTTTGTACTAGTAGGTTATTTTGTGCATACCGGCACAATCGGTGCCTCGCTTACATTAGCAAATACTAGTAACATAAAAGTTCATACTTCAAGATCATAAGATTCCTGCCTACTGCTGATTATCATTTTCATAGTGATTTATTCATCATGTAATAACAGGATCACCTGGATTAGCCATTGTTGCCCGAGCTTTGGTGTGGTGAATAGTTCATATAGGAACAGAGTGGCATCTGCACTTAGTGCATGTAGTGAGGTGTGCGGATGAGAGTGTTTGCGGGCTGTTAAGCATGGAGGTTGGGTGGGATTTTGATCGATTTGGGGATGAAGGGTGCTGCAATACATTGCATTTTGATTAGCATTTCAGTTAAAAAAATCAAGTCTGTTCAGAGTGAGTGAATCGGAACTGAAGAAGCAGAGAGCATATATACAGGCAAGAGTAATAAAATTCCTAGCAGCAGAAAAGTTAGAACATCTGAGAAAGATTTGAAGGAACAGAGAAAAATATCGTTCATTTCTTGAACCGAAATTTAAGACATAAATGGGTGTTGCTTTTATCTTCTATTTTATCCAATTTTGCATTGGGGTACTGCAATCTTCAATTAGTTTTCCCTGTTATCTTTTGCCTTTAAAACTTCTTTACTGCTTAacaaagtacattacccaaaTGAAGGAATACTGGACCATAAAATTTTAGAGCGGCTTGTAATCTAAAGCATACAAGGAATCAAATGCAGAGATGTATCAGAAAAgtcaaagggaaaaaaaaagtagcCAAACATTTAAATTGATGCCTGTAGTCTGCAAAAACAGACAGACCCCTGATcctattaaaaaaaaagacagacCCCTGAATATACCAAACAAGAGAAGCACAGAAAGTTTGATGAGAGGTTGAGAGCAAATTACcaaacaaatggttctccaggcTGCCGAACGGCATGTACTCGTATACGAGAAGCCTCTCGTCCCCCTGCGCGCAGAACCCAACCAAGCTGACTAGATTGGGATGGTTGAGCACAGTCAGCATAAGCACCTCCACCAAGAATTCGTTCCTCCCCTGCACACCATCTTGAGCGAGCTGCTTCACTGCAACCATCTACAACATCACAAGAAGAAAATACATTAGGAAAAACAAAATCTTTAGCCACAAAAACTTTAAGAAAACAGAGTTCTTTTTAGCTCACCTGGCCATTGATCTTGCCCTTATACACCTTCCCAAATCCACCTTCTCCAATGAAATTGGCCTCGTTGAAGTAGCCGGTCGCCACAAGCAGATCCTTGAAGGTGAAGCTGTGCGCGTAGCCGTTGGCCACATCCGGGGCCACCTTCCTCCTCGCATCAGCCCCTGTTTCCCAGCAGAAGTCAGGCAGCAATCCAGGCCATAAAACCCAGCCGAACACACTGCGCGCGGGAATCGAGAACGGACCTGATGAATCATCGGGCTTGGAGGGCTTGTGGTCCtcgtctccctcctccgcctccggtgCGAAGCACCCGAAGCAACCCATCAGAACCTTTCCAAGACCTCTTGTTGCGGCAACCAGACTGCCACACCCCAGAACAGACGCGAGGACacgagagaggggagaggggagggagggagaggactATCACAAGGAAGCGGCTATTAATGCACGGCCAAACCGGGCAGCAAATGAAACACGCCCCCTGGGCCCCAAGAAAATCCCCCAAAAAGCTCCAAATCAGGAGCTTGACTGATCAGCAACCGGTGACGAATTGCGGGGTTAGGCAGGGTATCTGCAGTGAGCGAACCATGCGCCTACGTGGAGGCAATGGACCGAACCAAACCCATTGGCGCCTCTGCGCCTCAGTGGAGGAGCCACGGGGCGGCAactggatgcggcggcggcaggaggagcaggggagggagaaggaagcgatgcgagtggagagagagaggagacggCCCGGGGGGTGCCGCTGCTCTATGAGGAGGCAACGGCGCGAGGGATTTGGCAGGAAATCATAGTGGGCGCCATGGGAATGGAAGGACTACTGGACTAGGAAGGAGGCCCCGCATTTGATTGACCCTAGACCCCACGCTGAATCGGGAACCAAGATTAACGCCGAAATCATAGCGCGTTTGAAGAGTAATTTCTCGCCTCGTATGGCTGGCTCCAAGATTATCCATCCACCCTGGCGGACGCGTCAATTCCTACGGGAACGGGAAGCCTGAATCGGACGAAGCGCTGCAAGCTGGGCCTGGGCGCGTGGATCTTCTGAGTTTCTGACGCCGGCGGCCATTCTCGTGCGCCGTCTGGTGTGCGGTTTTGTCCTCGTTCCGAGGGTTCTTGGCTGGTTTCCCGGGGCGGCTTTTCCCGCGGGCCGGGGAAGGGAGAGAGGGTGGAGTGTGGGAGAAAGTGATTTCTTTGGCGTGTCCCGCGTGCATCGACCGTTGCTCTCGCCGCCAGTTTGCGCAGCGGCAGATCTGGAGCACAGGATGGATACTTGCCATGCCGCGGCCCTTGCTTTCAGTGGATGCACGGCGATGTACTGACGAAACTGGCGCCACCATTCGCTGCTGCCAGCAGAACTGCCACGTGGATGTGGGAGGGAGACGACGAACATGTACGctagggcccacatgtcatcccGTCCCAGTCAATACTGGcattccaaaaagaaaaaagaaaaactctCCTGTTTCCACGACGGAAGATGATTGTTTATTCAGTGTCATTTTCTGACTTGTTTAGCGTCGCATTCTGATTTGTTAAACACTAAATCTATCAATCATCGAAGCAGGTAAACTATGCAGGGGATGAATCTGAAGGACAGGAGCTGCAAGTGTGCCACATCAATGTCATGCATTGCGATGCTACACCACACAGTCAACCACAGTGCGTCGTAAATCTGGTCTGGTTTGTTCAGATGAGCGTCGCTAAGGCCTGTGTGGAGTCGACAGGGCGCCATGCTCGATCGTAAATGCGTAGCAATGCTGCATCGAACGTGCCTTGTTCTGCATCCTCCAAGTGCATGCATATTTGAGTGAGGTCTGCttttgcatagcgcggagcaaCAAAGTGCTACAGAAGGGTTTATTATACGCGTGGGAACAGTTAAACGTGCTCTGTTGCTGTATTAGTAGCAATCATGCAGGTGCTGAACTGCTGATGCATGTATCGTCAGAAAATACTCGTCAGTGCAAGTGTTCATCCATGGAAATAAGGGGTATCTGCTTGTGGaacacttcttcttctttttgttaCGGAATGAGGCGATATGCTCTGATGCGGTGACGCTTTCCTGATCTGGGGTATGGGATGATGGTCAAAAGCAGAAGGAAGCAGGGGCTCAGGCCTTCCCTTTACatataaacgcaaaaaaaatttgcaacggaatcttgccaatttgaagtactaaatgaagtctatttataaaattttttgcacagatggattgtaaatcgcgagacgaatctaatgatgctaattaatccatgattaagtaATAATTAGCgggtggtactgtagcatcactgttgcaaatcatggattaagtaggctcattagattcgtctcgtgatttacagcccatccatgcaaaaagttttgtaaatagactttatttagtacttcaaattagcaagattccttcgcaaaattttgcatttttttgtttttgcgtttacagagtgggaactaaacagggcctcaaaGTGGTAGAGAGAGGCTGTCTTAAGGTCACTTTCAACTTTCAGTGGCCAAAACGTTGGAAACTTCTTGTGTACTTCTCCATTCGTTTGAAGAAATTAATAAACTAGGCGTAAAGCCCGcgtatttgcgcggctagtattgaaaattcaaaaatttgcatgtcgttgcATCTTTATTTAAAGATTAtacttttttttaccatacatcaccctgttcattatcataaattatgtcttattgttggttacaATAATTCAAATGTGATCTACcaataataacaatttgatttgttgagctttaactttaataatattatgcatataattattcttatttttgttttattttgattgattgttgttagctttagtttttattattaatagtatatgtttgtaactgatacatagcaaaaaagtattttatatttattttttcataatgTCATTGGTGGGTGGTTTTTAATTAGACATAGGGATATTTCAGgctatttttatcataatggcagtggtggataatttttattttttttatttttctccgattaatatgagaatttctagactttGAGAGCGAATGTTGAGGTTTGTTTGttagccaaataataagataatagatttctCGGGAATTGTGAATTAATCATGAAACTGCATATGCCTGGAACTGCATGCTTCCTGCTGAAGCATAGCAAGAATAATGCCTTGGTTACCAAATGACAGTGTGGAGAGAGGGGGAAGAGAAACTGTCGGTGCCATCTAATGTGGTCTCCAGCTGCTGGCCCCTGTCAGGAAAAATGCTCCCTGAGATGCATGCATTCCTGCTATTATCTTTGATGCATACAAAACAAAAATGATAACCATATTGCTTGCTACGACGTGAGACATGGCCCACATGGGTCGTGGGGTTACAACTACTACTCAACACAGCGTCACAGCATGGCTGTTGCTGCTTGGCAGGCATCAGCTGCTGTAAACCTCTGACAGTCTGACATAATGCTACGTGTACTCTACAGAAAATGATGCATGATCAGATCTGATTATTGGACGTAGGAGTACGTCCGATTTCTCTGCGAAACAATTATTTTCTGATAAAGAAAACACGTACAGCATGGGATATGTTCCCCCGACGAGAACCCAGCTCATTTTCTAGTGTGTACAAGTACAGCCGGTTTcagaaaacggaactaaaatgCAACGAACTTTCTGGCAGAGCCCATATATAGGAGTAGGCTGTTAGGCTGATAGGCATCTCGTGTACTGAACTTTTCCTTCAATTCTAACAACGTTTTGCTGCAAAATCTGAATCACCTAATGAAGGATGGACAATTTAGTTCTGTCTAAAAGTCGGCGATTGCAAGACCAGATCGCTCAATCGATCTTGACCTCCCTCTTGGGCATGCTGAGTGGACAAGTCAGCATGACACCTGTATACCACATCCCCGCTCTGTCTTCCACAGGTGATCAGCTGACAGTGTTAACAACAAGTGAGTGGACACCACCATgatagcagcagcaacagcagtgaTAGCTGCAACATGGACGCATCATTTTGCTGCAGGGCGGCGAGATCATGGCCATCAAGTGCCTGCCCAGCAAGCAGGTAAACGgggatggatggatgatggATGGCGTCGGTTGTGTCTCCGGGAGCGAGGATTCCAGCTGCAGCTGCGCCATGGGATGGCGGGCAGGGGCAGGCGCGAGCAGCCGAACATGATGGAGGGACGAAGAGGCTGGCGAGGTGAGTGTGGTGCCTGCTGCTCCAGGAAAAGTTCGCAGTCGGAGTGGTCACAGTCACTGtactctcctcttcctcttctctgctctcagctctctcctctcctcctccctcccataATTGCGTCGGGATTCGGGACCAGCGGCGGTAGACGGCAGTGGTACGACCAGTTCTTTGCTTCTCTGCTCTcagctctctcctctcctcctccctcccataATTGCGTCGGGATTCGGGACCAGCGGCGGTAGACGGCAGTGGTACGACCAGTTCTTTGTTAATGTTTAGttccaccccgtaaacgcaaaaacgtaaaaacgcaaaattttgcaaagtaattttactaatttgaagtactaaatgaaatctatttacaaaactttttgcatagatgggctgtaaatcgcgagacgaatctaatgagcctacttaatccataatttgcaacagtgatgctacagtaaccatccgctaattattaattaatcatagatttattagcatcattagattcgtctcgcgatttacaacacatctgtgcaaacagttttataaataaacttcatttagtactttagaTTAGGAAGATTCcgtcgcaaaattttttttgcttttaCACGGCagctaaacacggccttaattCGCGGTATTAATGGAGAAACTGTTTTTAATCAGAATCGCAGCCTTATGATTGGCAGTGGTCACTGGCAGGCAGGGCCAAACATGGTGATTATTGCTCAACTGGATGATGGAATTTGTCACTGGCAGACGGCAGTGTATGGACAAAGCAAGTGAACAAACAAACATTTGTGAGCCCGGCCGGCTTGGCGGACGCTAGCAAGCAGGCAAGCAGCTCATCAAGATGCAGTGCACACGGGGCGTCAAATGCACCCGGACAAGGAACGAGGAGTAAGACAATTGACAATATGGTTAGTTGCGCTAGGCGGCAGATGTCCCATTACCCATCCAGCCCATCCAGCGCTGAAAGGCTATGTGGTAGTCTGGTAGATTATGATAGACAGTGCAAGACTAGTGCTAGTGGTGGCATATGATACGGAGTAGCCTCCATATACTGATGCAGTTCATGGGAAAAGCACTTTTCTTTGTAGCATGTTTAGCCGATCGAGCTCCTGTCCCTGGACTTTTAGTGCCTTTAATTTTTCGGTCTCAGAAAGCTGATGACGACGCCTTAAAAGGCAACCAGTACCAAGCAGTTGTGAGCATAACATCACTTGCTTTACCCCTTGTTTAGATACCTTCAacatttcaaaactttacaagatttcccatcacatcgaatctttaaacgtatgcatgaagtattaaatatagctaaacaaaataactaattacacaatttgtctataatttgcgagacgaattttttgagtctagtttacccatgacgggacaataattaccaaatacaaacgaaagtgctacaatactTTGCAGCTaaaactttatgcatctaaGTTAATCTCTTTGCAAtagaaaaaaacagagagacTTGCTTTTATAGTTTTGTCTTGAGTGGTTGACAAGTTTTCTCGTATAATTTGTATTTTCCCAACATTTTTACCAAATTATCAACGAAACAATTGCCAACACAGCTTCGTTCC
This window contains:
- the LOC120691129 gene encoding probable serine/threonine-protein kinase PIX13 — translated: MGNCFGSPDAVAAQAAKPPSPAKGPPPARPKPSDGGLGAGRVLEAPRLREFTLAELRAATRGFKPEMVLGEGGFGRVYKGWVDERTLNPAKSSAGVIVAVKKLNPESVQGLQEWQSEVNFLGRLSHPNLVRLLGYCGEDRELLLVYEFMSKGSLENHLFRRGGTTEPLPWSTRLKIAIGAARGLAFLHSSEKQVIYRDFKASNILLDTDFTAKLSDFGLAKNGPSAGRSHVTTRVIGTYGYAAPEYVATGHLYVKSDVYGFGVVLLELLTGLRAHDLNRPSHQQNLVDWARPFLAGRGKLASLMDQRLAGHYPPKAALQAARLANKCLAGDPRSRPSMADVVDALEGIEATQQQAPAGGKGHRDLPPRPVARRSPAPYHDSISSRPR
- the LOC120691130 gene encoding probable serine/threonine-protein kinase PBL21, translated to MGCFGCFAPEAEEGDEDHKPSKPDDSSGADARRKVAPDVANGYAHSFTFKDLLVATGYFNEANFIGEGGFGKVYKGKINGQMVAVKQLAQDGVQGRNEFLVEVLMLTVLNHPNLVSLVGFCAQGDERLLVYEYMPFGSLENHLFDVPLDKKPLDWNTRVRIAVGVAEGLSYLHNLADPPVIYRDMKAANILLGEDFSPKLSDFGLAKVGPVGDRTHVSTRVMGTYGYCAPDYVVTGKLTMKSDIYSFGVLLLELITGRRIYDASRPKPEQNLLAWSRPFLHDKRKFYRLADPNLLGCYPSSALNQLVVISIMCLQDQAHVRPIIADVVIGLNHVASQPYAPERPPVAISSPANSGSPQFIRTPSRRRGSRRTAQYA